The following is a genomic window from Nicotiana tabacum cultivar K326 chromosome 3, ASM71507v2, whole genome shotgun sequence.
aattagtctgaaaagcacttctgagcaacaactagtgtttggccaagctttaaaaaactgcttctaagtgtatttttctcaaaagtgcttctcaaaaaagtgcttttggagagaaactattttttctgcttctccaaaactgcttatgcttctcctcaaaagcacttttttccttccagatgcttggccaaacacctcaaaaaAAGTACATTTGGCCAAAAAtaagtttggccaaacatgctattactCCGTTTTTCATGCCAAATGAATTGTTCCAGGAAAATGACTTTCAAATAGTTATCACTTCCTCTATATGTCTGTGTTTCTATTTTACCGGCCAAGAATATTAATTAGGAAGGTTTTTTTTAATCTATTTTAcctttatttatatattaaaataaatatttacttattttatgAGCTATCTCCattttcaaaaacaaatattATTAAGGACAAAACGGAAAAAGTATAGTTTATTTTGTCTTGCATTTTTGAGACAACTCTATTTAGAATTTACGACAGATAATTTGAGACAGGGAAGTACTATGTTATTGACTTCAAAGTCACTAAGGACTTGTTTGTccataaaaaaatcaaatttctttttcaaaaatatctttgtccatcaaattttataagttttttaaaaaaaatcgaaaatgagTTTCTCTAATTCAGAAAGTAGGTAAGTGccaattattttgaaaataatagaGCAAGAACAACAACAAGTGATTTAATTAGAATAGTTTAGGGGATTTTGGGTCATTTGACAGACTGAGAGGAGGGGGAGGGGggcagaaaaaaaaattaaaaatacaaaaaaaaaattaggggAGGGGGGTTTTGCAGGGGTTGGGGTGGTgcaaaaaaaacagaaaattaaaaatataaaaaaaaagtaaaaaaaatttttTGAGGGGGAGTTGGTGGTCCAGAAAAAAACCGAaaactaaaaatacaaaaataaataaaaaaattctttttgaggGGAGAGGGTTTTGCGGGTGGGGGAGGGACAGGGTGGGTGGatggtgcagaaaaacaaaagaacataaaattaaaaatacaaaaaaaaaagtaaaattggggcAACTAAATAAATTTCTATATAAGTTGGGTTGAGATACCTTTTGTTTTGGGTGAGTTTTATATGTTGTATTTGGGCTGCTTAATGGGTCagaataaattataaaatataatgggttaacttgggcttagcccaaattgacccatgagctaaaatatttgtaactcAACACATTAATCTCATGATTGTTTCatctgattttttttgtttttgtttggaCATCTTCCTTCTCTAGCAAGAAGTCTGGTTGTCATAGTTTCATCCAAAGATGAGTTCAAGAAATAAAGGTATTGTGAAGCCTTGTAATTCATCAGCAAAGCagaaagctatatgtgaaacaAGTACTACACTGACGGTTGATGATATAAATGTAGGCGTAGAAGATATGGGGTTGAACTCTGATAAAAAAGATGGATGGGTAATGTGTTCTAGAAAGTCCAAGAACAAGGGTGGAAGTGGCAATGTTGGGAAGAATCAATGGATTCCTCAGAATCCCACTCTAAAAACCAAGCTGGGAATATCTAACAATATTGTTGGATCGTCGGGACAGGGTTTTAGGGATAACTGGTCTACGCCTAATTATCATCCTAGAAAACCTGCTGGCAGAGAATGCTATACCAACACCTGCTGCAGTTACTCCTGCCCTGAAGAATGGTTGGGATTGGTCATCTGTCGCTCGTTCCAATGAGGACCAAGATACTTATTCTCCTGTTGCTGATGATGTCAAGGCACATGATGGGAAGGATAATGAATTGGATTTGCCTGATGATGACAGTGATGACGAGCTTCCGAGTGATGACGAGCTTGAGGATCCAAATGTGAATGAAATGAGTTATGAGGCGTGCAAGAAAAGTCCTTGGTTCAAGAACCTTTTCGAATGTCTTGACAGTTTGACTGTCACTGAGATTAATGATCTGGAACGACAGTGGCACTGCCCTGCATGCAAAGGTGGTCCGGGTGCAATTGAGTGGTTTCCACGGATACAGTCAATGATGatcaactcaaaaacaaaaggatttAGGATGAAATTACACAGACAACTTGCTCAACTTTTGGAGGAGGAGCTGCGTCAGAGGGGAACTTCTGTTGTACCTCCTGGTAAAGTGTATGGAAGATGGGGTGGCGTCGAATTTGAAGATAAGGAAATTGTGTGGCCACCGACAGTGATTATAATGAACATGGtgcttgaaaaagatgaaaatgacaAGTGGATTGGAATGGGAAATCAGGAGTTGCATGATTATTTCAGCTCTTATGCTGCTGTCAAGGCCACCCGAAGTTCATATGGTCCACAAGGCCATCGTGGTGTGAGTGTATTGATTTTTTAGGCCACGGCCGTGGGATACATGGAGGCTCTACGTCTCAGTGAGCAATTTTCTGAAAAGGGAAGAGATAGAGATGCATGGGAACACAATCCAGATCTCTTTTATCCTAGGGGCAAACGTAAGCTTTATAGTTACATGGCCAAGAAAAGAGGCATGGACAACTTTAATCGGCATTCACATGGGAAGTCAAGGCTGAAGTTCGAGATTCGGTCATATCAAGAAACTATTGGGAATCCAGCAATGCAGATGTCAGAGGATAATCAACAGCTCCTATGGTTCAAGAACGTCCAAACCTCTAAGCACCAAAAGCGGGCTAAGGCTTCTGAAACGTCTCTAAGACTTGTAAGTGAAAAGCACCGCCAGACAATCGAAGAGAACAAGATTGTCATACTGAGAACAAAGATGCACCAGGTACGGAACAAGGAAGAGATGGAGTATCTAGAGAAGTTTTAAGGATCAGTTGAAAATGATTTACTATACGAGGACTTCTGAGGAGGACAAGTTTGAAAAGATACAGCAGTGTAATGGAAAAAATTAAGTTTATATATAGAATTCATTATAAGATGACACGTGGACCAGTTAAAGAAGAACAAGTGATGAAGAATAATCAAAGAGCATAATCTTCAAGAGGCACGGGCAGTCATTTAGATAAAAGGCAAGGAAGGCAGGTGCTCGAACCTCTATATAACGGAAGAGAATGAATCTGATAGAAAATAAGGAATAGATACAAACTATTGGGCATTAAATACAGAAACGTTAAGGAATCTGTATTGAATCAAATATGATTGCTGATTGTAatgttacattaaatgtcattaaATGCCATTAATTGAAAATAATGACTCAATTATGGAAGAAACAAAATGTACcacttagaaatagctataaaaggagaagattgatcatttgtaaggacatgAAATATCACCGAAATATACtaatttactttgttttcttctgttcATCTAATTATTATCAAAGccaatttcttttattcattttatatattgattatcagtaacccgagttcttctaaaataaaGCATTGACCGAAATtgctatttttggttaaacaagttTCTTCCGTTACCGGGGATCTGATAATCGTTTACTTTCTTAATCAATTCTTTCATCAAAACTTACCATGTCGAATAACAACGACAACAACCAAAATACTCAACATCAGGAGATTGATGCGGGTGATAGGACACCACTTCCCTCACCGCGTGATTCACAACGTCAGTCACGAGAAGGAACTACAGATGGCTCTGAAATAAATAATGGGGTTACAAACGAACAAGCACTTGATGATGCCTTAAACAATCTCATTGCTCAACAAGTTAGCAATGCCCTCCGAGCTTTTACCAGCCAATTGCCAATTGCACCACCAACACTAACTCCGAATCAGAATACTTTGGAAAACCCACATTTTGGGCTCGTTAACTCAGGCACTGGTAGTACTCCAAGTGAGTCTCGCGATGGCGAGCCAGGTAACATAGTTAattttgatttacaaaatttagttctAACCTTGTAGAAGCAGCTCAAGGAGAAAAGCGACTGTATAGAGCAAATACCTGGAGTATCGCCTGTAATCAAAGGAATAGACGTGGATAAgtactcacaacaaccatgaaAGCCTAGTGCAGCTCCAGTGCCAAtccaaagaagttcaaaatgcctgatattccaaagtatgatggcaCAACTGATCCAcaagaccacgtgactgcattcacaactgATGTGAAGGGCAACGAtttaaccaaacaagaaattgaattagtgttggtcaaacaatttggtaaAACattcaccaagggtgcattaacatggtattcccttttacccaaaaattctataaattcttttgctgagcttgcagattcttttatcaaagcacattcgggagctcaaaaattgaaaagagAATGAAGGATACTTTCAAAATCAAGAAAGGAGATTTAGAGTTGCTTAGGGAGTTCGTGGATAGGTTCTAGCGTGAAAGAATGATGTCACCACACGTACCAGATAATTGGGCAGCTATGGCTTTTGGCAGTAACTTGAAtgagaaaagttcagaagccaTGAGACGACTCAAGGAAAGTCTGCGTGAATTTCCAGCAACAACCTGGAATGACGTTTACAACAAATACAGCATGAAGCTGATGATAGAAGAAGACACTATCTCCCGATCTCATAAAAAGGAGAAGGTGAGTTCGAGACGTTCAGAAAATGAAAAAGGTCCGATAAAAATAGGTATGAATCATATATGGGCCCAGCAGGAAAAGACTCACGATCAAAGCAGTATAATTCAAGGTACGATCGTAGATCGAGAAATAGAGAGTCGGGTTCGCCATCGAGATTTGGGAATGATCGAAACTCACAGGAAATTCGAGATGATGATAGGAACTTGAAGGCAAAATTTGGCGGTTACAATTTCAATGTCAGCACTTTAGAATTGGTAGCGGTGTTAAGAGGCATGGGCAATAAGGTGCAttggccaaaagaaatgagatcaaatccaaacaggcgcaatcCTGATCactggtgcgaatttcacaacgatcatggTCATAAAACGGCAAATTGTAGATTGTTAAAAGGCGAAGTTGATCATCTATTAAAGCATGGGTATCTCACTAAATTATTCAGTGATAAGGGTAAACAAGCATACATGAAGAACAAGCAGGAGCCCTCTAAACCTCCTTCTCCCAAAAGGACTGTTAATGTTATAAGCGGGGGCGAAGAAATCAATGGTGTAACATACACAATAGCCAATAAAGTTTCCAAAGTCACAATTACCCATGGGAAGCAGGTGCGATATGTCTTAGAGGAAGAAAGCATTACGTTTGATGATGCAGATACGGATGGCTTGTTAACTCTACATAACGATGCCCTGGTAATATCTCTACTTGTACATAATACTAATGTGAatcgagttttgattgatccaggtagttccgtgaacattattctGCTGAGAGTACTGCACGATATGCAATCTGAAGATAAACTAGTACCAAAGGCGCACACTTTGTCTGGATTAGACAATTCCAGCGTTGTGACGAAAGGGGAGATAGCACTTACTACATTCGCAGAAGGGgttgtcaaagatacaaagttttaGGTCGTAGagatggagatggcttacaatatgattcttgggagaccatggatacacgagaTGGATGTCGTTCCGTCTAccttacatcaagttattaaatttccatcaccataGGGGAAACGTCAAATCCGTGGAGATCAACAGACATCTAGGAGCATCAACTCTGTAGCAGATTCAAATACGAAAAACGAAGAAAAATAGCAGTTACAAAATTCAATTGAGGATACCACAACACaagcctcaactgaacaagggcgaACAGATGTAGACTCAAGGCCCGATTCCATTTAAGAACcagagaaaaatgaaaatatcaaaacaatgaTTGAAGAACTAGAGGCTGTAGAGTCATTTATACAATGGCCTGAAAGGAAAGTCTACGTTGGGGCTAACCTAAGCCACGAcatgaaaggtaagttgattaagtttttgaaaactaatatggattgttttgcttggtcccgttttgatatgacaggaataccaccggaaGTAATGACTCACAAGTTAAATGAATACCCATCATATCCACCTgttaaacaaaaaaagagaaagcaagggactttcaaaaatcaggtgattcaagatgatgTCCAAAAATTACTAAAACTTGGGTctatccgcgaggtaaagtatcctaattggttagctaatactgttGTAGTACTGAAAAAGAATGGTAAATGGCGAGTTTGTATAGATTACACAGACCTTaacaaagcttgtcctaaagattcgtTTCCATTACCACATATAGATAAGCTGATTGATGTTATTGCAGGACATGAAttgttaagctttttagatgcgTGTTCACGGTACAATTAGATCAAAATGGATCCCCTAGATGAAGAATAAACTTCATTTATAATAGAcatggggacttactgttataaagtaatgccttttggtctcaAAATGCTAGTGCAACGTATCAAAGATTGGTAACCAAAAtattccaagaacatttaggaaagactatggaggtatacatagatgatatgctcgtcaaaactcAACATTCAGGGAACCATATATCGCACTTGTCTAACACATTTCAGATCTTGCGAAAAttcaatatgaaattaaatcctgagaaatgtgcattcggtatttcatcaggtaagtttttgggttttcttgtttctaaccgtggtattgaagtaaatcccTCACAGATTAAATCCATTGAAGAAATTCCTGACATGCTTACGAGTAAAAAAGAAGTGCAAAGGTtgacgggaagaattgcagccttagggagatttatttccaaatcatcagaaaagtgttttaaattcttttcatctcttaaaaagcaagatcagttCGAATGGACTGAGGAGTGTCAACAAGCACTCAAAAACTTGAAGACATACCTGTCAAATCCGTTGTTGCTCGCAAAACCAAAGGTTGGGTAAAATTGCTCGTTTATCTTGTTGTCTCCGAAGTAGCAGTAAGTGTTGTTTTAGTTCATGAAGATCgaggtaaacaatctccaatttattatgtcaGCAAATCATTATTAGATGCGAAGACGCGGAATCCTCAATTAGAAAAGCTTGCACTTGCactaatcatggcatctagaaaaccagggccttattttcaatgtgaCCCTATTGCCgtagtaactgcttatccattACGCAATATATTACATAAACATGAGTTGTCAGGTAGGTTAGCCAAATTGGCTATAGAGTTAAGCGAATATGACATCACATACCAGCCTAGAACCGCgataaaatctcaagtgttagAAGATTTTGTGGTTGATTTTAGCCAAGGaatgcaattagaagcagaaaaagaattacaggtgttCAACGGATCTAATCCAAgaatttggaccttatttactgatggctcatctaatgtAAAGGGGGCAGGCTTAGGaattgttttggtaccacctacaGGTGAAACCGACAAGCCattaaatgtcattctataactaacaatgaggcagagtatgaagctgtgattgtaGGTATAGAACTGGCACTGGAACTCGGCATTAATCAGATTGTAATCAAAAGCGATTCGCAACTTATAGTTAACCAAATGTTAGGGACTTATACAGCGAGGGAAGCACGAATGCAATAGTATTTAGAGAAGGTACGGGATTTGATTAGGCAATTTCAAACCTGGAAGGTTGCGCAGATACCAAGAGATGAAAATGTCGAGGCAGATGCCCTAGCCAATCTCGCATCAATGGCAGACGTGGCAAGCAATGAAAATGCTTTAgtaattcatttgtttcattcagtactcgatccagacaaaaatgaggtaaattttaataacttaatctgggattggaggaacgagattgttgcttttttgcagtatggtatcGTCCCTGAAGACAAGAAAAAAGCTCACGCGCTTCGAAAAACGGCTGCTCGATATTgtttaaagcaaggcaatctttATCAAAAATATTCGGTGGTCTCTTAGCAAGATGCCTTGGGCCTTCTCAGACAGAATATGTAATGAGAAAAATTCACGAGGGGCCTTGTGGGAATCACGCCGGAGGAAGATCACTGGTAAGAACCatgattagggcaggttattattggcctaaaatggaagaagaagcggaaaatttcgtggctaaatgtgataaatgccaaagataCGGTAATAACATGCATAGACCAGCGGAGTTGTTACATCCGATCATTGCACTGTGAccttttatgaaatgggggatggatatcgtgggtccactaccacaagcaaaaggacaaGTAAAATTCTTGCTtgtactcactgattattttactaaataggtggaagcaggagcattcaaacaggtgcgagaaaaagaGGTCATAGATTTCATTTGGataaatatcatatgtcgatttggtgtaccaaaggaaatcgtgtgtgataatgtcCCACAATTTATAGACGCACAAATCACAGAAtcttttcaaagttggcaaatcaaAAGGATTACATCTACGCCTTATCATCCAGTGGGTAAcggacaagctgaatcaacaaataaagttaTTGTTAACAATTTGAAGAAGTAATTAGAAGTAGCTAAAGGCAATTGACCAGAATtgttacctggtgttttatgggcataccgcacgacAACGAAAACAAGCACAGGAGAAACACCATTCTCATTAGTATATGGAGCtgaagctttaattccagttAAAATAGGGGAGCCAAGAGTGAGGTATACACAAACGTCAGAAGAACCAATGAAGAAGAAATGCGCATAAAccttgatttacttgaaggaaaaagggaaggtgcactaataagaatggcagcacaaaagcaagtcatagaacgatactataatcgaagagcaCGATTAAGATACTTCAAGACTGAGGACTTCGTACTCAAGAAAGTTTTTCAATCCACGAAGGCGGCCAATGCGGGCAAATTAAGTCCAACCTGGGAAGGACCCTACAAGATTCATGGTATTGCAGGGAAAGGAGCATATgagctggaaacaatggatggcaagatattaccttcacattggaataccgttcacctgaagagatactatttctaagaagtacccacggtcaggtatcctcaatttaaaattctatttttgaattgttaaaattttactaacgattttagatgataggcaaaaagttagcccgtactaaatgatgaatcacgacctgcaaggcacgcagaatatattaaaattcctGGTCTAGGGTTATACctattctgatagaaattgaTACGGGTTAAGCAATCTTTATCTATCAtcgtacctccgagtcccgtatatttTATTCCTTTACAGGAAAAGGACCGAGTAAGAGGAGTGATCAAGTGCTCGAgacttcatacttcaaagctcaaacacttgggggactatataatatacatggacatatgtataaagaaggcaaagaagattgggaGATAATCAAAGTTCAAGCCTGAAAAGTTTACTCATTGAATGAGTCAAGTGCAGAGCAAAGTTACTAGCTAAGAGCAAAGTTAtgagctaaggccaaagaaaaaccttatcATAGTTAGGTTAAAGGCAATGTACTAAAACgagttataaataaaaacctgtatgttattttcttttttgaaatctgTTGTAAAAACAGTTACAAAAAAGTTATAGAAGttatttaaatacatgtaagGTAGAAattgacaaagttcaaataaaaacttgtcgaGGTTATTCCAAAAAActtgtgtattcctatttcttttatcgtacatTAACACCAATATGAAcctgagacgtcttcttcattaagtgtcaaATATAAAAAGGCCCTCctttataaaattcatgattgATTTAAAACATTCATGGAATTAAAAAGGCATTTTAcaaaataaaagtgcaaattatcAAATAAGTCTTTAAATATAAAAGGCAAGACAGAAGTTCAAAAATAGCTAcgaaaacttcttaatattaaaaagtttagactaagtatgaacttagtcataaactaaGAGTTGCTTATACAAAATGCCCCGAAAAAGGTCTGGGGACTTAATgttttcaaaccctcaaaaaagACCAAGGGTTGCAACCATATTccaccaaagaaaaaaaaaagtcacaCATCATTGACTCGTCACTGAGGAGTTGAAGAAGGAACCAAAGTAGGGTCTTCAGTGGCAGAAGGCTCAATTTGACTTGAAGGAATTGGGGTACCCATATCATCTTCGACATAGCCAGAAGCTTCAGCCACGGGAGAAGGAAAGTCTTGGCTCTGCTGAGTCTTTTCAATAGTCTCTTTGATTTTGGCTAACTTAGATTCCAAGTTAAAATTCTCCTGGCTAACTTCAACAAGGGTATCATGGCGAGAATTTAAAAATGCCCAACTCACTTCAATTGCGGTTTTATCTTCAAGAATCTCGTAATCTCTTTCCCAGTCAGCAATTTCATTTTTTAGCTTCTCATTCTCAGCCAAGGCAGAATCATAAGAAGTTTAAAGAGAAGTATGTGAACTTTCTAAGGAACGAACTTTATCAGAAGATACCCGGAGTTCTTCTTGAGTTTGAGTCAGAGTCTGCACGAGTTCACCAGCATATGCTTCTTTCTTACCTaagagagccttcaactctctgaTCTCTTCACTTGCCTTGGAGAGTTTCCCGGAAAAAGAGGTTTCAAGAAGATTCTTCTCTTTACCTGCTTGATTTGATAAAGCCTTTTCAACCTCCAACTCTAAAGTTAAAACCCTTACCTGCTGCTCTAAGGTACATTTACTCTCTTCTAATATTTCCATGTCAATTTGAAGACTTTCAAACTATTCCTTCCAATTATCCGCCTCCACTTGGTAGTCACGCGCTAATTGCTTTGAGAGGAAAACCCTCTTCATCATCTCCGTGCCAATTAGATTGACCTAAAAAAGGGGGAAAGATGAGAACCCTGAAATATAAAAAAAGGTAAAGCAAAGTTTGAAAAAGGGATACCTTTAAAGAAGCATGCGCTATATCATTCATCTAAGTCAAGGAACTGTGGCCATCAAGTTTAGCTCTTTCAACTGGACCAATCAAAGGTTTCAACCACACGTCAGCTCGACCTGATTTCCTCAAAAGGTTACCCTCAGCAGGAACTTCAATGGTAACTTGCCTCATAGCTTCACCTCTACTTGAGGAACCAACCTCGGTATGATGGATAGTTGAAGTAGGAACTGAAGAAGGAGGAACTGTAGAAGGAGAAAAAACATCCTGGGGAGTAGAAACAACCTGGGGAAGAGCAGCAACGGTAATAGTCATGACTGGCAAAGAGGGTATCAAAGGAACGTGTGTAGAAAAGGATGCAAGGGCTGCTACATCAGAAATTGGCCCAAAACTTTCACTACCAAACCCGCGAGCAAAAAGATGTTCAGCA
Proteins encoded in this region:
- the LOC107767240 gene encoding protein SUPPRESSOR OF GENE SILENCING 3-like — protein: MSSRNKGIVKPCNSSAKQKAICETSTTLTVDDINVGVEDMGLNSDKKDGWVMCSRKSKNKGGSGNVGKNQWIPQNPTLKTKLGISNNIVGSSGQENAIPTPAAVTPALKNGWDWSSVARSNEDQDTYSPVADDVKAHDGKDNELDLPDDDSDDELPSDDELEDPNVNEMSYEACKKSPWFKNLFECLDSLTVTEINDLERQWHCPACKGGPGAIEWFPRIQSMMINSKTKGFRMKLHRQLAQLLEEELRQRGTSVVPPGKVYGRWGGVEFEDKEIVWPPTVIIMNMVLEKDENDKWIGMGNQELHDYFSSYAAVKATRSSYGPQGHRGVSVLIF
- the LOC142175671 gene encoding protein SUPPRESSOR OF GENE SILENCING 3-like; protein product: MEALRLSEQFSEKGRDRDAWEHNPDLFYPRGKRKLYSYMAKKRGMDNFNRHSHGKSRLKFEIRSYQETIGNPAMQMSEDNQQLLWFKNVQTSKHQKRAKASETSLRLVSEKHRQTIEENKIVILRTKMHQVRNKEEMEYLEKF